The following proteins are co-located in the Synchiropus splendidus isolate RoL2022-P1 chromosome 14, RoL_Sspl_1.0, whole genome shotgun sequence genome:
- the LOC128770995 gene encoding creatine kinase U-type, mitochondrial-like, translating to MTSIFNRVFASKRNIAILSVVGGSVTAGFLLQRHNVTSGASARRMYPASAEYPDLRRHNNCMASHLTPAIYAKLCDKTTPNGYTLDQAIQTGVDNPGHPFIKTVGMVAGDEESYEVFGDLMDPVIKERHNGYDPQTMTHPTDLDASKITSGQFDERYVISSRVRTGRSIRGLSLPPACTRAERREVEKVVVDALAGLKGDLTGKYFSLSQMTDQEQQQLIDDHFLFDKPVSPLLTCAGMARDWPDARGIWHNNQKTFLVWINEEDHTRVISMEKGGNMKRVFERFCRGLKEVEHLIKERGWEFMWNERLGYILTCPSNLGTGLRAGVHVKLPLLGKDPRFTKILENLRLQKRGTGGVDTAAVGGVFDISNLDRLGQSEVQLVQTVVDGVNYLIESEKRLEKGLDIKVPPPIKQFK from the exons ATGACCAGTATCTTTAACAGAGTATTTGCCTCCAAAAGGAACATTGCGATTTTGTCGGTGGTCGGTGGGTCGGTGACGGCCGGATTTCTGCTGCAGCGGCACAATGTCACCTCCGGAGCTTCGGCACGGAGGATGTACCCCGCCAG CGCTGAGTATCCAGACCTACGTAGACACAACAACTGCATGGCCAGTCACCTGACCCCAGCTATCTATGCCAAGCTTTGTGATAAGACGACTCCAAATGGTTACACACTGGACCAGGCCATCCAGACTGGAGTGGACAACCCAGGGCATCCCTTTATCAAGACGGTGGGGATGGTGGCTGGAGATGAGGAGTCTTATGAG GTATTTGGTGACCTTATGGACCCTGTCATCAAAGAGAGACACAATGGCTATGACCCACAAACAATGACCCACCCCACTGACTTGGACGCCAGCAAG atCACCTCAGGCCAATTTGATGAACGGTACGTCATTTCATCCAGGGTGAGAACAGGCCGCAGCATCCGGGGCTTGAGTCTCCCCCCTGCATGCACCAGGGCTGAGCGGAGAGAGGTAGAAAAGGTGGTTGTAGATGCTCTGGCTGGTCTCAAAGGCGATTTGACCGGGAAGTACTTCAGCCTCTCCCAGATGACagatcaggagcagcagcagctcatagAT GACCACTTTCTATTTGATAAGCCTGTGTCTCCTTTACTGACATGTGCGGGCATGGCACGGGACTGGCCCGATGCTCGTGGCATCTG GCACAACAATCAGAAAACCTTTTTGGTCTGGATTAATGAGGAAGATCACACCAGAGTCATTTCAATGGAAAAGGGAGGCAACATGAAGAGAGTGTTCGAAAGGTTCTGTCGAGGGCTGAAGGAG GTGGAGCATCTGATCAAAGAGAGAGGATGGGAGTTCATGTGGAATGAGAGACTGGGATACATCCTCACCTGCCCCTCCAACCTGGGCACAGGTCTCAGAGCAGGGGTTCATGTGAAGTTGCCACTGCTGGGCAAG GATCCACGCTTCACTAAGATCCTGGAGAACCTGCGCCTGCAGAAGAGGGGGACGGGTGGAGTTGATACCGCTGCAGTGGGTGGTGTGTTTGACATTTCCAACCTGGACCGCTTGGGACAGTCTGAG GTCCAACTGGTGCAGACTGTGGTGGATGGCGTGAATTACTTGATTGAGTCCGAGAAGAGGCTGGAAAAGGGTCTGGACATCAAGGTGCCCCCACCTATTAAGCAATTCAAATAG